In Salmonella enterica subsp. enterica serovar Typhimurium str. LT2, a single window of DNA contains:
- the yqeF gene encoding putative acetyl-CoA acetyltransferase (similar to E. coli putative acyltransferase (AAC75883.1); Blastp hit to AAC75883.1 (394 aa), 91% identity in aa 2 - 393), with product MKEVVIVGALRTPIGCFQGTLARHSAVELGSMVVKALIERTGVDANAIDEVILGQVLTAGAGQNPARQSAIKGGLPTTVSAITINDVCGSGLKALHLATQAIQCGEADIVIAGGQENMSRAPHVLNDSRSGALPDADNLVDSLVHDGLWDAFNDYHIGVTAENLAREYGISRELQDAYALSSQQKARAAIDTGRFKDEIVPIVTQRNGQTAIVDTDEQPRADASAEGLALLHPAFDSLGSVTAGNASSINDGAAAVMMMSEAKAQALGLPVLARIRAFASVGVDPALMGIAPVYATRRCLERAGWQLTEVDLIEANEAFAAQALSVGKMLEWDERRVNVNGGAIALGHPIGASGCRILVSLVHEMVKRDARKGLATLCIGGGQGVALTIERD from the coding sequence ATGAAAGAGGTTGTGATAGTGGGGGCTTTACGGACACCCATCGGCTGTTTTCAGGGAACGCTGGCCCGTCATTCCGCCGTCGAGCTGGGGAGCATGGTCGTAAAAGCGTTAATTGAGCGCACCGGCGTGGACGCTAACGCTATCGATGAGGTCATCCTCGGTCAGGTACTGACGGCTGGCGCCGGGCAGAATCCGGCGCGCCAGTCAGCCATCAAAGGAGGGCTGCCGACTACCGTTTCCGCTATTACCATTAATGACGTTTGTGGTTCCGGTTTAAAAGCGTTGCACCTGGCGACGCAGGCTATTCAGTGCGGCGAAGCGGACATTGTTATTGCGGGCGGGCAGGAGAATATGAGCCGTGCGCCGCATGTCCTCAATGACAGCCGTAGCGGCGCGTTGCCTGATGCCGACAATCTGGTGGATAGTCTGGTACATGATGGCTTATGGGATGCCTTCAACGATTATCACATTGGCGTGACGGCAGAAAACCTGGCGCGGGAATATGGCATCAGCCGCGAGTTACAGGATGCTTATGCGCTCAGTTCGCAGCAAAAAGCCAGGGCCGCGATTGATACCGGACGTTTTAAAGATGAGATTGTCCCCATCGTCACGCAACGTAATGGGCAGACCGCAATTGTCGATACGGATGAACAACCGCGGGCCGACGCCAGTGCGGAGGGGTTAGCCCTGCTGCATCCGGCGTTTGATAGTTTAGGTTCGGTGACGGCGGGTAATGCCTCCTCAATCAACGATGGCGCCGCCGCGGTGATGATGATGAGCGAGGCGAAAGCCCAGGCGCTGGGGCTGCCGGTGCTGGCGCGCATCCGCGCGTTTGCCAGCGTCGGCGTCGATCCTGCGCTAATGGGGATTGCGCCGGTATATGCTACCCGGCGCTGTCTGGAGCGTGCCGGCTGGCAACTGACGGAGGTCGACCTTATCGAAGCCAACGAAGCGTTTGCCGCCCAGGCGTTATCGGTAGGAAAAATGCTGGAATGGGATGAGCGACGGGTAAACGTTAATGGCGGCGCGATTGCGCTGGGGCATCCCATTGGCGCTTCCGGCTGTCGAATTCTGGTTTCACTGGTGCACGAAATGGTTAAACGCGACGCGCGTAAAGGCCTGGCGACGCTGTGTATCGGTGGCGGTCAGGGCGTTGCTTTAACCATTGAACGCGACTGA
- the kduD gene encoding 2-deoxy-D-gluconate 3-dehydrogenase (similar to E. coli 2-deoxy-D-gluconate 3-dehydrogenase (AAC75881.1); Blastp hit to AAC75881.1 (253 aa), 93% identity in aa 1 - 253), protein MILNAFSLEGKVAVVTGCDTGLGQGMALGLAEAGCDIVGINIVEPTETIARVTALGRRFLSLTADLRQIDGIPALLERAVAEYGHIDILVNNAGLIRREDAIDFTEKDWDDVMNLNIKSVFFMSQAAAKHFIAQGNGGKIINIASMLSFQGGIRVPSYTASKSGVMGITRLMANEWAKHNINVNAIAPGYMSTNNTQQLRADAQRSAEILDRIPAGRWGLPGDLMGPVVFLASSAADYINGYTIAVDGGWLAR, encoded by the coding sequence ATGATTTTGAATGCATTTTCTCTTGAAGGTAAAGTCGCGGTTGTGACGGGGTGCGATACCGGATTGGGGCAGGGGATGGCGTTAGGGCTGGCGGAAGCGGGCTGTGACATTGTTGGTATTAACATTGTTGAACCGACGGAAACTATTGCGCGCGTCACCGCTCTGGGACGTCGTTTTTTAAGCCTGACAGCCGATCTGCGTCAAATCGATGGCATTCCGGCATTACTGGAACGGGCGGTGGCGGAATACGGTCATATTGATATTCTGGTGAATAACGCGGGTTTGATCCGTCGTGAAGATGCGATTGATTTCACGGAAAAAGACTGGGATGACGTTATGAACCTGAACATCAAGAGCGTGTTCTTTATGTCTCAGGCGGCGGCAAAACATTTTATTGCCCAGGGCAACGGCGGCAAAATTATTAATATCGCGTCTATGCTCTCCTTCCAGGGCGGCATTCGCGTTCCGTCTTATACCGCGTCGAAAAGCGGCGTAATGGGAATAACACGTCTGATGGCGAACGAGTGGGCGAAACACAATATCAATGTGAACGCCATCGCACCGGGCTATATGTCCACGAATAATACCCAGCAATTGCGCGCTGATGCACAACGTAGCGCCGAAATTCTCGACCGTATTCCGGCTGGACGTTGGGGGCTACCGGGCGATTTAATGGGGCCGGTAGTCTTCCTGGCATCCAGCGCCGCTGATTATATTAACGGCTATACCATAGCGGTAGATGGCGGTTGGCTGGCGCGTTAA
- the lysR gene encoding positive LysR family transcriptional regulator (similar to E. coli positive regulator for lys (AAC75878.1); Blastp hit to AAC75878.1 (311 aa), 86% identity in aa 1 - 311) — protein sequence MAAVNLRHIEIFHAVMTAGNLTEAARLLHTSQPTVSRELARFEKVLGLTLFERTRGRLHPTVQGLRLFEEVQRSWYGLDRIVSAAESLREFRQGELSIACLPVFSQSFLPPLLPPFLARYPDVSLNIVPQESPLLEEWLSAQRHDLGLTETLHAPAGTTRTELLTLNEVCVLPCDHPLAAKTVLTPDDFQGENFISLSRLDSYRQLLDTLFAEHQVKRRMVVETHSAASVCAMVRAGAGVSIVNPLTALDYAASGVTVRRFSIDVPFTVSLIRPLHRPASALVDAFSKHLQTHLSRLVEPLEVILGPMTKA from the coding sequence ATGGCTGCCGTTAATTTACGTCACATTGAAATTTTTCATGCCGTAATGACCGCCGGAAATCTCACCGAAGCGGCGCGGCTGCTGCATACCTCGCAGCCTACCGTCAGTCGCGAGCTGGCGCGTTTTGAGAAAGTGCTGGGATTAACGCTGTTTGAGCGCACACGCGGGCGCTTACATCCGACGGTGCAAGGGCTACGCCTGTTCGAAGAGGTACAACGCTCCTGGTATGGGTTGGATCGCATCGTCAGCGCGGCGGAAAGTCTGCGCGAGTTCCGTCAGGGCGAACTCTCTATCGCCTGCCTGCCGGTCTTTTCACAATCCTTTTTGCCGCCGTTACTACCGCCTTTTCTGGCACGTTATCCGGATGTCAGCCTGAATATTGTGCCGCAGGAGTCGCCGTTGCTGGAAGAGTGGCTCTCCGCCCAGCGCCACGACTTAGGGCTGACGGAGACGCTTCATGCCCCGGCAGGAACAACCCGTACCGAGTTACTAACGCTGAATGAAGTGTGCGTACTGCCCTGCGACCATCCGCTTGCCGCCAAAACGGTACTGACGCCAGACGATTTTCAGGGGGAAAACTTTATCAGCCTCTCCCGCCTGGACAGCTATCGACAGTTGTTGGATACGTTATTTGCCGAACATCAGGTGAAGCGCAGAATGGTGGTGGAAACGCATAGCGCGGCCTCCGTCTGCGCGATGGTGCGCGCCGGGGCGGGCGTTTCGATCGTTAACCCGCTGACCGCGCTGGACTATGCCGCCAGCGGCGTCACCGTCCGCCGCTTCAGCATTGACGTGCCCTTTACCGTCAGCCTGATTCGCCCGCTACACCGCCCTGCCTCCGCGCTGGTTGACGCCTTCAGTAAGCATTTACAAACGCACCTTTCGCGCCTGGTCGAACCGCTGGAGGTTATTCTGGGGCCGATGACGAAAGCATAA
- the yohM gene encoding putative inner membrane protein (similar to E. coli orf, hypothetical protein (AAC75167.1); Blastp hit to AAC75167.1 (274 aa), 78% identity in aa 1 - 274), producing the protein MGEFSTLLQQGNGWFFIPSAILLGILHGLEPGHSKTMMAAFIIAIKGTVKQAVMLGLAATLSHTAIVWLIALGGMYLSRAFTAQSVEPWLQLISAIIILSTACWMFWRTWRGEQQWLAGNHHHDHDHDHDHDHDHDHDHDHDHDHDHDHHGHIHPEGATSKAYQDAHERAHAADIQRRFDGQTVTNGQILLFGLTGGLIPCPAAITVLLICIQLKAFTLGATMVLSFSLGLALTLVTVGVGAAISVQQAAKRWSGFSTLARRAPYFSSILIGLVGVYMGIHGYTGIMQ; encoded by the coding sequence ATGGGTGAATTTTCGACACTTCTTCAGCAAGGAAACGGCTGGTTCTTCATTCCCAGCGCCATTTTATTAGGTATTTTGCACGGGCTTGAACCAGGGCACTCCAAAACTATGATGGCGGCTTTTATCATTGCCATTAAAGGTACGGTTAAACAGGCCGTCATGCTCGGTCTGGCAGCAACGCTTTCTCATACCGCGATCGTCTGGTTAATCGCGCTGGGTGGGATGTATCTTAGCCGGGCATTCACCGCACAATCAGTGGAACCATGGCTGCAGTTAATTTCTGCGATTATTATTCTGAGCACCGCGTGCTGGATGTTCTGGCGGACATGGCGAGGCGAGCAGCAGTGGCTGGCGGGAAACCACCATCACGACCACGACCACGACCACGACCACGACCACGACCACGACCACGACCACGACCACGACCACGACCACGACCACGACCATCATGGTCACATACATCCGGAAGGTGCAACGTCAAAAGCGTATCAGGATGCCCATGAACGCGCCCATGCTGCCGATATTCAACGCCGTTTTGATGGTCAAACAGTGACTAATGGACAGATCCTGCTATTCGGCCTGACCGGAGGGCTTATCCCCTGTCCGGCTGCGATCACCGTTTTACTGATTTGTATCCAGCTTAAAGCGTTTACGCTGGGCGCCACGATGGTGCTGAGCTTTAGTCTTGGCCTGGCATTAACACTGGTGACGGTAGGCGTGGGCGCGGCGATAAGCGTTCAACAGGCAGCAAAGCGCTGGAGTGGTTTTTCGACGCTTGCCCGGCGGGCGCCCTATTTTTCGAGCATTCTGATTGGTCTGGTCGGCGTGTATATGGGAATTCATGGCTATACCGGGATCATGCAGTAA
- the kduI gene encoding 5-keto 4-deoxyuronate isomerase (similar to E. coli homolog of pectin degrading enzyme 5-keto 4-deoxyuronate isomerase (AAC75882.1); Blastp hit to AAC75882.1 (278 aa), 85% identity in aa 1 - 278) — MDVRQSIHSEHAKTLDTQALRREFLIENIFVADEYTMVYSHIDRIIVGGIMPVSHPVEIGGEVGKQLGVSRLLDRRELGVINIGGAGAIIVDGQRHDIGHRDALYIGKGAKELVFVSNEASRPAKFYYNCAPAHTAYPTKKVSPADVAPVTLGDNLTSNRRTINKYFVPDVLETCQLSMGLTELAPGNLWNTMPCHTHERRMEVYLYFNMEEDSCVFHMMGQPQETRHIVMRNEQAVISPSWSIHSGVGTKAYTFVWGMVGENQVFDDMDHVAVQDLR; from the coding sequence GTGGACGTAAGGCAAAGTATCCATAGCGAGCACGCTAAAACGCTGGACACCCAGGCGCTGCGACGCGAGTTTTTAATAGAAAATATTTTTGTCGCTGATGAATATACGATGGTCTACAGCCATATCGACCGTATTATTGTCGGCGGCATTATGCCCGTCAGCCATCCCGTTGAAATCGGCGGAGAAGTAGGTAAACAGCTTGGCGTTTCCCGATTACTGGACCGCCGCGAGCTGGGCGTCATTAATATTGGCGGCGCGGGCGCCATTATCGTTGACGGGCAGCGCCATGACATTGGTCATCGTGATGCTCTGTATATTGGTAAAGGGGCGAAAGAGCTGGTCTTCGTCAGCAATGAGGCGAGCAGACCGGCGAAGTTTTATTACAACTGCGCGCCAGCGCATACCGCTTATCCGACGAAAAAAGTGTCGCCTGCCGACGTTGCGCCCGTCACCTTAGGCGATAACCTCACCAGTAACCGTCGCACTATCAATAAATATTTCGTACCGGATGTACTGGAAACCTGTCAGCTCAGTATGGGACTCACCGAACTGGCGCCCGGCAATCTATGGAACACCATGCCATGCCATACCCATGAGCGCCGTATGGAAGTGTACCTCTATTTCAATATGGAAGAGGACAGTTGCGTTTTCCATATGATGGGGCAGCCTCAGGAAACCCGTCATATTGTGATGCGTAATGAACAGGCGGTTATTTCCCCAAGCTGGTCAATACATTCCGGCGTTGGCACCAAAGCCTATACGTTTGTTTGGGGCATGGTGGGAGAAAATCAGGTCTTCGATGACATGGATCACGTTGCGGTACAAGATCTGCGCTAG
- the ygeA gene encoding putative aspartate racemase (similar to E. coli putative resistance proteins (AAC75879.1); Blastp hit to AAC75879.1 (230 aa), 79% identity in aa 1 - 230), which yields MKTIGLLGGMSWESTIPYYRLINEGIKQQLGGLHSASLLLHSVDFHDIEVCQRRDEWDKAGDILAQAAHGLQQAGAEGIVLCTNTMHKIAHVIESRCSLPFLHIADATGRAIARQGLHRVALLGTRYTMEQDFYRGRLEQQFAIETIVPEADDRARINQVIFDELCQGTFTDASRHYYLQVIEQLAAQGAQGVIFGCTEIGLLVPQTQSALPVFDTTAIHAADAVSFMLSSSAPE from the coding sequence GTGAAAACGATCGGACTGTTGGGGGGGATGAGCTGGGAATCGACTATCCCTTATTACCGTTTAATCAATGAAGGTATTAAACAGCAGTTGGGAGGCCTGCACTCGGCGAGCTTACTGCTGCATAGCGTAGATTTCCACGATATTGAAGTATGTCAACGCCGCGACGAGTGGGATAAAGCGGGCGATATCCTGGCGCAGGCCGCCCATGGGTTACAGCAGGCGGGCGCAGAAGGCATTGTGCTGTGTACCAACACCATGCATAAAATCGCGCACGTTATTGAATCTCGTTGTTCTCTGCCTTTCCTACACATCGCGGATGCTACCGGGCGAGCTATCGCCCGTCAGGGGTTGCATCGCGTGGCGCTATTAGGGACTCGCTATACGATGGAACAGGATTTTTATCGCGGGCGGCTGGAACAGCAATTTGCGATTGAGACCATCGTGCCGGAGGCGGACGATCGGGCGCGTATCAATCAGGTGATTTTTGACGAGCTCTGTCAGGGGACATTCACTGACGCGTCGCGCCACTATTATTTACAGGTTATCGAACAACTGGCTGCGCAAGGCGCGCAGGGCGTTATTTTTGGCTGTACTGAAATAGGTTTGCTTGTTCCCCAGACGCAAAGCGCGCTACCGGTTTTCGATACCACGGCAATTCATGCCGCAGATGCCGTGAGCTTTATGCTTTCGTCATCGGCCCCAGAATAA
- the araE gene encoding L-arabinose: proton symport protein (low-affinity transporter;MFS family; similar to E. coli low-affinity L-arabinose transport system proton symport protein (AAC75880.1); Blastp hit to AAC75880.1 (472 aa), 97% identity in aa 1 - 472) codes for MVSINHDSALTPRSLRDTRRMNMFVSVSAAVAGLLFGLDIGVIAGALPFITDHFVLTSRLQEWVVSSMMLGAAIGALFNGWLSFRLGRKYSLMAGAILFVLGSLGSAFASSVEVLIGARVILGVAVGIASYTAPLYLSEMASENVRGKMISMYQLMVTLGIVLAFLSDTAFSYSGNWRAMLGVLALPAVLLIILVVFLPNSPRWLAQKGRHIEAEEVLRMLRDTSEKARDELNEIRESLKLKQGGWALFKANRNVRRAVFLGMLLQAMQQFTGMNIIMYYAPRIFKMAGFTTTEQQMIATLVVGLTFMFATFIAVFTVDKAGRKPALKIGFSVMALGTLVLGYCLMQFDNGTASSGLSWLSVGMTMMCIAGYAMSAAPVVWILCSEIQPLKCRDFGITCSTTTNWVSNMIIGATFLTLLDSIGAAGTFWLYTALNIAFIGITFWLIPETKNVTLEHIERKLMAGEKLRNIGV; via the coding sequence ATGGTCTCTATTAATCATGACTCTGCTTTAACGCCGCGTTCGCTTCGCGACACACGACGTATGAATATGTTTGTTTCGGTTTCTGCAGCGGTAGCGGGACTGTTATTTGGTCTGGATATCGGCGTTATCGCCGGGGCGCTGCCTTTTATTACCGACCATTTCGTACTGACCAGCCGGCTGCAGGAATGGGTCGTCAGCAGCATGATGCTTGGCGCGGCAATTGGCGCATTATTTAACGGCTGGCTTTCATTCCGGCTGGGGCGTAAGTATAGCCTGATGGCTGGCGCGATTTTGTTCGTGCTCGGCTCGCTGGGGTCGGCGTTTGCTTCCAGCGTGGAAGTATTGATTGGCGCCCGCGTGATACTGGGCGTAGCAGTAGGGATTGCCTCCTATACCGCGCCGCTTTATCTCTCTGAAATGGCAAGTGAAAATGTTCGCGGCAAAATGATCAGTATGTATCAACTGATGGTGACGTTAGGCATTGTGCTGGCTTTTTTATCCGATACGGCATTCAGCTACAGCGGCAACTGGCGCGCGATGTTGGGCGTGCTGGCGCTGCCTGCGGTGTTGCTCATTATTCTGGTGGTATTCCTGCCGAATAGTCCGCGTTGGCTGGCGCAAAAAGGTCGCCATATTGAAGCGGAAGAGGTGCTGCGTATGCTGCGCGATACCTCGGAAAAAGCCCGTGATGAACTGAATGAGATTCGGGAAAGCCTCAAACTCAAGCAGGGAGGGTGGGCATTATTTAAAGCTAACCGCAATGTTCGCCGCGCCGTGTTCCTCGGTATGCTGCTACAGGCAATGCAGCAGTTCACCGGCATGAACATCATTATGTACTATGCGCCGCGCATTTTTAAAATGGCCGGCTTTACCACCACGGAACAGCAAATGATCGCCACGCTGGTGGTCGGACTGACTTTTATGTTCGCGACGTTTATCGCCGTCTTTACGGTCGATAAGGCCGGGCGTAAACCGGCGTTAAAAATCGGTTTCAGCGTAATGGCGTTAGGGACATTGGTGTTGGGCTACTGCCTGATGCAGTTTGATAACGGTACGGCATCAAGCGGTCTCTCCTGGCTTTCCGTTGGGATGACGATGATGTGTATCGCCGGTTACGCGATGAGCGCCGCTCCGGTGGTGTGGATACTGTGTTCGGAAATCCAGCCGCTGAAATGCCGTGATTTTGGCATTACCTGTTCAACCACGACAAACTGGGTATCGAACATGATCATCGGCGCGACATTCCTGACACTGTTGGACAGCATTGGCGCGGCAGGTACATTCTGGCTCTACACCGCGCTGAATATCGCTTTTATCGGCATCACTTTCTGGCTGATTCCGGAAACCAAAAATGTCACCCTGGAGCACATCGAACGCAAGCTGATGGCGGGCGAGAAGCTAAGAAATATTGGCGTGTAA
- a CDS encoding putative LysR family transcriptional regulator (similar to E. coli putative transcriptional regulator LYSR-type (AAC73606.1); Blastp hit to AAC73606.1 (308 aa), 26% identity in aa 2 - 275) produces the protein MRYSPEALIAFVETVSCGSFSAAARRLRKSQSTISIAIAHLEADLGFSLFDRSSRQPVLTEEGKRVLSYVQAILSASDRLDEVALTLSGETEARLTFVLSDTLHPDSLEELMAQFDRQFPHTEFECLIGENDDVIDLLQKGRAQIGLIEARDDYPTDIGAARLPVQSWMGVYVATTHPLASQTNLQWEQLHTWRELRLNTYLDSNANITRGPAWSAPNYLLLLSMAVQGFGWCVLPCALVEEFAAEKPLAQLDVPGWPRAIAIDLLWNKKTPPGTAGNWLRYHLQQK, from the coding sequence ATGCGTTACTCACCTGAAGCTTTAATAGCATTTGTTGAGACCGTCTCTTGCGGTTCGTTTTCTGCGGCGGCGCGCCGCCTGCGTAAAAGCCAGTCCACCATTAGTATCGCCATTGCGCATCTGGAGGCGGATCTGGGATTTTCATTATTTGATCGATCTTCGCGCCAGCCCGTTCTGACCGAAGAAGGAAAACGGGTGCTTAGCTATGTTCAGGCTATTTTATCGGCGAGCGACCGTCTGGATGAGGTGGCGCTGACGTTATCCGGCGAGACGGAGGCAAGACTCACGTTCGTCCTCTCTGATACCCTGCACCCTGACAGTCTGGAAGAGTTAATGGCGCAGTTTGATCGTCAATTTCCGCATACCGAGTTTGAATGCTTGATCGGAGAAAATGATGATGTCATCGACCTGCTGCAAAAAGGGCGTGCCCAGATAGGCCTGATTGAAGCGCGTGATGACTATCCCACAGACATTGGCGCGGCGCGTCTGCCTGTTCAAAGCTGGATGGGGGTTTATGTGGCGACCACGCATCCGTTGGCGTCACAGACGAACCTGCAATGGGAGCAACTGCATACCTGGCGCGAGCTGCGTCTGAATACCTATCTTGACTCTAACGCCAACATTACGCGCGGCCCGGCCTGGTCAGCGCCAAACTATTTATTACTGTTGAGCATGGCGGTTCAGGGATTTGGCTGGTGCGTATTGCCCTGCGCGCTGGTGGAAGAGTTTGCGGCGGAAAAACCGCTGGCGCAGCTGGATGTTCCTGGCTGGCCGAGGGCGATTGCTATTGATTTGCTGTGGAACAAGAAAACGCCGCCCGGAACGGCGGGGAACTGGCTTCGCTACCATTTGCAGCAGAAATAA
- the yohL gene encoding putative cytoplasmic protein (similar to E. coli orf, hypothetical protein (AAC75166.1); Blastp hit to AAC75166.1 (90 aa), 93% identity in aa 1 - 90): protein MSHTIRDKQKLKARTSKIQGQVIALKKMLDEPHECAAVLQQIAAIRGAVNGLMREVIKGHLTEHIVHQSDEARREEDLDVILKVLDSYIK from the coding sequence ATGTCACATACCATCCGGGACAAACAAAAGCTTAAAGCCAGAACCAGCAAGATTCAGGGACAGGTGATAGCGCTAAAAAAAATGCTGGATGAACCGCATGAATGCGCGGCCGTGTTACAACAGATCGCGGCGATTCGCGGCGCGGTAAATGGCTTAATGCGCGAGGTGATTAAAGGTCATCTGACCGAGCATATCGTTCATCAGAGTGATGAAGCCAGACGTGAAGAAGATCTGGACGTAATATTAAAGGTGCTGGATTCTTATATAAAATAG
- a CDS encoding putative inner membrane protein: MIKSKVFSFMQHDAIQRRSLPERIFHAVCFEGIATAILAPTTAWLMQRSVLEMGGLTILLATTAMIWNIIYNALFDRLWPAHQVRRTAKVRALHALGFESGFIVIGVSIVAWVLNVSLLQAFTLEIGFFLFFLPYTMLYNWAYDVLRQRIVTRRQQRVSA; this comes from the coding sequence TTGATTAAGAGTAAGGTTTTTTCGTTTATGCAACATGACGCCATACAACGTCGCTCGCTGCCGGAGCGTATTTTCCATGCTGTCTGTTTTGAAGGTATTGCGACTGCGATACTGGCGCCAACGACCGCCTGGCTAATGCAGCGCTCGGTGCTGGAGATGGGCGGCCTGACGATATTGCTGGCAACGACGGCCATGATCTGGAATATCATTTATAACGCTCTGTTTGATCGACTGTGGCCCGCGCATCAGGTGAGACGAACCGCCAAAGTGCGCGCACTCCATGCGTTAGGATTTGAAAGTGGGTTTATTGTCATTGGCGTCAGTATTGTCGCTTGGGTACTGAATGTCAGCCTGCTACAAGCATTCACCCTGGAAATTGGTTTCTTCCTGTTCTTTTTGCCGTACACGATGCTGTACAACTGGGCATACGATGTTTTACGCCAACGAATAGTGACTCGCCGCCAACAGCGCGTTAGTGCATGA
- a CDS encoding putative transport protein (similar to E. coli putative transporter protein (AAC75884.1); Blastp hit to AAC75884.1 (409 aa), 90% identity in aa 1 - 408), giving the protein MSKIWSKDETLWSFALYGTAVGAGTLFLPIQLGSAGAIVLFITALVAWPLTYWPHKALCQFILSSKTSAGEGITGAVTHYYGKKIGNIITTLYFIAFFVVVLIYAVAITNSLTEQLAKHIQIDIRIRMAVSFGVVLILNMIFLMGRHATLRVMGFLVFPLIAYFLFLSLYLTGSWQPSLLTGQMSLDSHTLHQVWISIPVMVFAFSHTPIISTFAIDRRENFGDQAMDKCKKIMKVAYLIICLSVLFFVFSCLLSIPPSYIEDARNEGVTILSALSMMPNAPAWLSISGIIVAVVAMSKSFLGTYFGVIEGATEMVRTTLQQVGVKKSRAFNRALSIMLVSGITFIICCINPNAISMIYAISGPLIAMILFIMPTLSTYLIPALKPYRSVGNFITLVVGLLCVSVMFFG; this is encoded by the coding sequence ATGTCTAAAATTTGGTCAAAAGATGAGACTCTCTGGAGTTTTGCATTATACGGAACGGCTGTAGGCGCAGGCACTCTTTTCCTTCCCATCCAGTTGGGATCGGCAGGCGCAATCGTGCTATTTATTACCGCGCTGGTCGCCTGGCCTCTAACATACTGGCCGCATAAGGCGCTGTGTCAGTTTATTCTTTCCTCAAAGACTTCTGCCGGTGAGGGAATTACTGGCGCCGTTACTCATTATTACGGCAAGAAAATCGGCAATATTATTACCACGCTTTATTTCATTGCGTTTTTTGTCGTGGTATTAATTTATGCTGTGGCGATTACCAATTCCCTGACAGAGCAATTAGCGAAGCATATTCAGATAGATATTCGCATCCGGATGGCAGTTAGCTTCGGCGTAGTACTTATCCTGAATATGATTTTCTTAATGGGAAGACATGCCACTCTTCGCGTAATGGGCTTTTTAGTCTTTCCACTTATCGCTTACTTCTTGTTCCTTTCGCTCTACTTAACCGGAAGCTGGCAACCCTCGTTACTGACCGGGCAGATGTCTTTGGATAGTCACACGTTGCACCAGGTATGGATTTCTATTCCGGTGATGGTTTTTGCTTTTAGCCATACGCCCATTATTTCGACGTTTGCCATCGACAGACGGGAAAATTTTGGCGATCAGGCCATGGATAAATGCAAAAAGATCATGAAGGTCGCCTATCTGATTATCTGCCTGAGCGTGCTGTTCTTTGTCTTTAGCTGCCTGCTCTCCATTCCGCCGTCATACATTGAAGACGCGCGCAACGAAGGCGTTACCATCCTTTCCGCGCTCTCGATGATGCCCAATGCGCCGGCCTGGCTCTCTATTTCCGGTATTATCGTTGCCGTCGTGGCCATGTCGAAATCTTTCCTCGGCACCTATTTCGGCGTCATCGAGGGCGCAACCGAAATGGTAAGAACCACCCTACAGCAGGTTGGCGTAAAAAAAAGCCGGGCGTTCAATCGCGCGCTGTCTATCATGCTGGTTTCCGGGATTACGTTTATTATTTGCTGTATTAACCCGAATGCCATCTCTATGATTTATGCTATTAGCGGCCCGCTCATTGCGATGATTCTGTTTATTATGCCCACGTTGTCAACGTACCTGATACCGGCATTGAAACCCTACCGTTCAGTAGGTAATTTCATTACGTTGGTCGTCGGTTTACTTTGCGTATCGGTGATGTTTTTCGGCTAA